TATAAAGAAAGCCAAAAGTCAAAAGTGTGGTAAAATTTTATTATAGTGTTCCGTAAAACTTCGTATAATCAAGATGTGAACTTTGGTAAAAAGTAGAATTTGGAAGATAAGGAAACTAAAAACTTAAAACTAAAAATGCAAAACTACAACTTAAAACTCAAAACTAAAAGATTAGAATTGAAGGCTATCCTTAAAGTTCATAAAGTGAGAGGGTTATAGAACTCAATAACTCAATGGACTTAACGAAATTTTTGTAGTTTTTAGTTTTGAATTGTGGTTTTTAGTTTTTCGCTTTAAGTTTTAAGTTTTTCAAAGAAGTTTGCAAAGAAATCTAAAATTGAGAGATTGCTTATTATGAAGAATTATGCGGATAACTATAAATAAATGCAAAATGCAAAGGTAAAAAAAATAAGGGAAATTCTACAAGGGATGGAGAGTGTTTTGGTTGCTTATTCAGGCGGCGTTGATTCAAGCCTTCTTCTTTACCTTGTAAGCTTGGAATGTCCAAATTCCCTTGCTGTTATAGCAAATTCTTTTCTATATCCTAAAAGAGAATTAGAAGAGGCAAAAACAATGGCAGAGAATTTTGGGATAGATTATATTTTCATTGAAACAGATGAGCTTAAAAACCCAAAATTTATAGAAAATCCTCCCAATAGGTGCTATTTTTGTAAAAATGGGCTATTTTTAAGGCTTGAAAATATTGCCAAAGAGAAAGGGATAAGCCATATCATTGATGGAACAAACCTTGATGATGAGAAAGATTTCAGGCCAGGAATGAAAGCAAAAGAGGAATTTAGAATAAGAAGCCCCCTTAAAGAGGCAGGATTTACAAAAAATGAAATTAGAGCCCTTTCAAAAAAACTTAATCTTTCTACCTGGAACAAAC
This window of the bacterium genome carries:
- the larE gene encoding ATP-dependent sacrificial sulfur transferase LarE, which encodes MQNAKVKKIREILQGMESVLVAYSGGVDSSLLLYLVSLECPNSLAVIANSFLYPKRELEEAKTMAENFGIDYIFIETDELKNPKFIENPPNRCYFCKNGLFLRLENIAKEKGISHIIDGTNLDDEKDFRPGMKAKEEFRIRSPLKEAGFTKNEIRALSKKLNLSTWNKPSFACLASRFPYGEKITKEKLKTVERGEEFLKDLGFKQLRVRSHNGIARIEVEKREMKKALELKDEIAKALKGFGFSYITLDLAGYRTGSMNEAIL